The following are encoded together in the Pseudomonas xantholysinigenes genome:
- a CDS encoding acyl-CoA thioesterase, translated as MNFHTRKWVKPEDLNPNGTLFGGSLLRWIDEEAAIYAIVQLGNQRVVTKYISEINFVSASRQGDIIELGITATEFGRTSITLKCEVRNKITRKAILTVDKMVFVNLGDDGLPAPHGRTEIKYIQDQFPDSAVE; from the coding sequence ATGAACTTTCACACCCGCAAATGGGTAAAACCCGAAGACCTCAACCCCAACGGCACGCTGTTCGGCGGCAGCCTGTTGCGCTGGATCGACGAAGAGGCGGCGATCTACGCCATCGTCCAGCTGGGCAACCAGCGGGTGGTGACCAAGTACATTTCCGAGATCAACTTCGTCAGCGCCTCGCGCCAGGGCGACATCATCGAGCTGGGCATCACCGCCACCGAGTTTGGGCGTACCTCGATCACCCTCAAGTGCGAAGTGCGCAACAAGATCACCCGCAAGGCGATCCTGACCGTCGACAAGATGGTCTTCGTCAACCTGGGCGACGACGGCTTGCCGGCTCCCCATGGACGCACCGAGATCAAGTACATCCAGGACCAGTTCCCGGACAGCGCGGTGGAGTGA